AGCCCTGCTGTCTGTGGCCTCCATTTGGGTGGTGACAAGTGTCCTGGTCTACTTGGCTGCCCAGCGCCTGATCTCGGGTGACTACGACCTCGATGGCAGCGTCATGATCATCACCTCTGCCTGTGCCGTGGCTGCCAACATCGTGTGAGTAGTGCCACCTCTCACCCGCCCCGGGCACCCCCCACCCTCTGCCCGATGGCCCTGGGGatgtcaccactctcctgcccaCAGGATGGGGTTGGCTCTGCACCAGACGGGGCATGGGCACAGCCACAGGGCAGGTGGTGAAGAGCCCAATGCCAGTGTCCGTGCAGCCTTTGTCCACGTCGTgggggacctgctgcagagtgtcGGTGTCCTGATTGCATCCTACATCATCTACTTTAAGGTCTGGGTGGTCACAGGCGCAAAGGAGGTGGGGTGTGGGCACAGAGActtcagccagccctggccaggcacAAGGGTGAGGCAGaggtgactgtgtcccctccctgctggtGCTGATGGGGATTTGGGGTGGGGTGATGGCGCTGGAGGGGCCTCACCCTCTGCCACCCCTGCAGCCCGAGTACAAGTACATGGATCCCATCTGCACCTTCCTCTTCTcggtgctggtgctgggcacgACGCTGACCATCTTCCGTGACATCGTCCTTGTCCTCATGGAGGGTAGGGACCCGCCAGGGGTGGTCCAGGCCTTGGTGCCACCCGTAGGTGCAATGGTCCCCATTCCTCGGGTGCCAATgtctctccctccccaggcacCCCAAAAGGGATGGACTTCAATGCCGTGCAGGAGGcgctgctggcagtggcaggggtAGAGGCCGTGCACAGCCTCCACATCTGGGCACTGACGgcggcacagcctctgctctccgTGCACATCGCCATCAGtgagtggcactgcctggggaCTGGTGCATGTGGGGGCAGATTTGGGGCTCACCCACACCCCAACCTCCCTTCCCTTGCTCCATATAGATGCAGATGCCAATgcacaggaggtgctggaggaggccAGCTCCCGGCTGCAGGGCACCTTCCACTTCCACACCACCACCATCCAGGTGGAGAGTTTCTCAGAGGAGATGCGGGACTGCCACGAGTGCCAGCCCCCCCGCGACTGAGCCGCTCCTGCGTGGCCCCAGGAGGCTCTTCTCATACGTGGGAAATAAAGTGGAGCAAAGGGCTGGGTGAGCGCgggggctgctggctctggcagtGCCCCGGCGTTATCTCGGGTGTCTGCAGCAAGGACAGGCCCACGGCTGCGGCGGCCGCGGGAGAGCAGCTGTCGGGGGCCAGCAGCCTGCATTTTCCCTGTTTCTGTCCAGCTGGGGCAAAAGGCAGCTGAAATGATCCTTCTCCCCGCTTCAGGGCTCCCCAGGGCACTGCGGGCCGCAGggacacccagcccagcccgggGGGAGGGAGGACACAGCTGCTCTGTCCTCGCCTCTTATCACTCCTCTGTTTGCCCTTGGCAAACCAAAGgactctccctccctgcagggctgggggccgGGGGGGCCTGCACGCTCGGCTGAGTGCCACTCGGATTGTTCCCAGGGTGGCCCTCGGATTGTTCCCGGGGTGCCCAGGCGGCCACCACCTGCAGAAGCGCCAAACCACCAGTGGTGCCCCCGCAGCATCGCCCCCTCTCCCGCACCCTGCAGCCGCCgcccagcctctgcctctccaCTCGCCTTTATTGTACTGGTAAAACCCAATACCGAGTAAAACCCCGGCAGCAGCCACCGGGAGGGCTCCGTGCGCCAGGAACGGGACACCCGGAgccacccagagcccagcagccctcAGGGTCTCTCCAGGCGGGGGTATTTCTTGCGCAGGACGGAGACTTGGTCCTTGAAGAGGACGGGGTCGAGGCGCAGCTGGGAGGACACGAGGGGCATGTAGCCAAACCAGTCAGCCAGCTGAGTGAggcagtcctgctgctgggagaaacGCTGGCCCACGCCCACCCCGGACGTGCCCTTCCCCTTGGCAGGAGGGGAGCGCGGGGATGAGGGGCTCCACTCCGCGGCTGGAGGGGTCTCTACGTCGCCATCCTTGCACCCTACCTGCTGGGGCACAGAGTCCTTGTGCTGTTTGTGCTGGGTGACCTTGATGGGCGGCAGCTTGGTGACGGCAGCCACCAGGACGTTCATCAGGATGTCCTCGCAGGCTGCCAGGCTGTCCACCAGCTCCCGCAGCGCCGCCGGCAGGTATTCGGTGAAGAGGCTGTGGTAATACCTGGGGGAGGGCATCATGCTGGGGGGCAGGACGTGGCCGAGACCCCCACCCCCACCGGCCTCTCCCTGGCTGGGTACCTGTGGTAGAAGGCGGCGGCAGTGAGGACGATGGAGAGCTCATTGGTCCACTTGGAAGTGTAACCCCAGCGCCTCTGCTCGGGGTCCCAGAAGTGGCTCTGTGTCAGGAAGCCTACGATGCGCTCGGGGAAGCTGCGCCACACCGCGAAGGCAAAGTCCACCTGGCACAGGACAGGGCACGGCGTCAccaggctgcagggggctgtgcGAGGGGGCTCGTCCTTGCCCCAGAGCGTGGGTGACGTGCACCAGTTCTGCCAGCGCTGTGGCGGCCATTGGGCATCCAGTGACCAGACTGTGGTGCCCTGAGCCTCACCTCGCTGGTTGAGAGGCTGCTGTGCTCGTCCAGGCTCAGCACCGCGTCCGTCTGGATAGCCGCGTAGGGGAAGAAGCGGTCACTGAGCTACGCAGGGGAGGAAGCAGgttgggatcacaggatcacaggtcgttaggggatggaagggacacaaagagaccatggagtccaacctcccctgccagagcaggaccccacaatctagctcagggcacacaggaacacatcccgaTAGGCCttgaagggctccagagaaggagactccacagcctctctgggcagcctgtgccaggctctgggaccttcCAGGAAaggagttcccccttgtgctgagctgctcctgtgctgcagcttccatccattgctccttgtcctaccccagggagcagtgagcagagcctgtgctcatcccaagctccctgcccatgccccagctccctgcccacaccccagctcctcacctttcccctgccccgGATGATGGTCAGAGGCACAGTGGTCTGGGGCCATCTTCCACTTGGTGGTGGTGGCTcctcacagctccacagcaccaGGATCTGCAGAGGGGGCAACCAGCACGTCCTGGGGTGTTTGACTGGCAGGACCCATTGGGGTGTGTTGGTGTAGCAGTGTTTGCAGAACAGCCACGTTTgagtcctccccagccccacaatggaacctgctccagcccagctcaccCCAAAATCGTCTCATGGCAGTTTAGACCAGAATAAACCCAAGGGTGACACCAACAGCCACCCTTAAACCCACTCATGTCCTTCCCAGCAGGACCCTGACCCATCCTTTCCACATCCCTGTAAGCTGCACTGAGTGGTGCAGGGCTCAGCTCCTCCAACCTGGGCACAGTATTGGGATCCAGAGACAGCTTGGATGAGCCTGAGgatgggctgggaggggaagcCTGCTGGTGAGACCACCCGAATGAAAGCTGTGAACTtctcagaggggctggagcctggaaaaaaagaggagaggagggccTAGATGTGTGGCATGAGCTGAGTTTGTCATGTTCAGATGGGGCTGGTGGAGTCCTACCATGCTGCAGGTAGTAGAAGGGAAAGTCCCCGAGGTGGGTGGAGAAGTCGGGCAGAGCCAGGAGCCCCCCGGGCAGCGTGTTCCAGAGGAAGCGGGAGTGGGAGCGGTGCGGGAGCAGCCGGTCCTTGATGATCTGCCCAAAAGATGCTCTCAGCACCCGGGCTGTGAcctcaggagctggggaggggggttCCGGGGGGGCTCACCTCCAGCGTGGTGTGCACGATCTTGTCGACGGAGGAGAAGTAGGCATCCCACAGGAACTGGGTCTGCTGCTGGAAAGCCAGGACGCGCTCCGGGTGGATGCAGCGGACGATGGAGGGCACCTGCGGGGGTTGGGGGGAGGGAGTTGCTTTCTCACCTTGACTCCCCAGCAGGGCTATTTTGCctctctcacctctgtgccatcCCAAGGGACAATCCTGTGTCACCTACTACTCTGCCACCTGGCAGCTGGCCAAGGACCCCCCCTCAAGGGCTTTGGGAGGATACTGAACATCCCCGCCCCGAGATGAACAGCGCCCCGGGGCTGCAGCTGAGATGGGACTCTCTGCTCCGGGCTGGATGAGATCCTCCTTCGTCCTCCCAGGCTCGGCTGCAGAGGTTTCAGCCCCCAGCTTGGCTGGGAGCTTCACTGCCCCTGGCATCAACACTAGGGGGTCCCTGCGCCCAGTGTGAGGCAGCACCCAACTATggtacctgcagcagcagcctctcattGCCCACGACAGCAGCTTTGCCCCAGTCGATGGCTTCAGCGaagggcagctcccagccgTCACTCAGCAGCACGGGGATGCAGGCAGCCTGTGGTGGGACACAGGCTGGGACACAGTCCCCAGACTCCAGGGCTGGGGGTCCTTGGTCACCCTGCCCGCCCCATACCTGCAGAGCCTCCAGGAAGCGGAAGGAGCCCAAGCGCCTGCCCCGGGGCACGATGCAAAAGGTGGAATtgtggagcagctcctggtaGTCAAACCTGGGGTGGGAGATGAGGATGGAGGTCAGGCATGGGCCACACCACCACTTGTGAGCATCCTGAGGTATCCCACTGGAAGCCAGACAGGCTGAGCAGTGTTAGGTTGGATTTGGACTGATCTGGGCTCTGAACAGCCCTGGTTCCACGGGGGAGGTGGAGCAGAGATGCCCTGGAGCCTGTGGCAGAGCTAGGAACCAAATCCATCTCAAAGAGGGGGTTCAGAATAGCAGCCTGGTGCCCAGGCAGCGCTTGGCTGGGTGTTACccagctccaccacctgcccCTAACGAAACCTCAACCCCTGCAAAGCCAGCGCCTGAACCTCCGAGCCCGAAACTGCGACGACTCCTCTGCCGTGCCCAGACTTGCCgggcaggctcagccctgcctgcccctctggcaGCATTTTGGCGGGGGCCAAGGGCCGGCTGCCCGCAGCGGTGCAGGCAGCGTTCCCCCCTCCCCGGGCTCACACCATGGGGCTATGAAAGCCCCTTCTGTGCGGGCGGTGGGGAGAGGCGCGGCCGCTGCCGGGTCCCTGCCACCGCGCCGGAAAATCCAATATTGACTTTAGGTCGGGACAGACCCTGTCTGTTCCTGCccacagggagggagggaaggggcagcCAGGTCCTGgatgggctgggggagggggagcgGGTGCGTGCGTGATCCAGTTTGGGGGCGCTGAGAGGTCAAAGAGCTGCTTTGTCCCCAGGGCAAAAAGGTCTTGTCGTGGTGGGGACATGGGGCTGATGGCAGCCTGGATGTTGAGGTCGTGCCCACTCCATGGGCGCTGGAGCACTGTGGAGTACCCCAGCACCCTGGGTCGTGGGAAATTGACTCCAGTGCCAAAG
The sequence above is a segment of the Pogoniulus pusillus isolate bPogPus1 chromosome 37, bPogPus1.pri, whole genome shotgun sequence genome. Coding sequences within it:
- the SLC30A2 gene encoding proton-coupled zinc antiporter SLC30A2 isoform X1; amino-acid sequence: MAADGEKRHLLSQGATGSYLGAVQKNGHNSLQGQVPALALSPQHGGHCHTRGASSQPGQQQRVRRKLYLAAGICLVFMVGEVVGGYLAHSLAILTDAAHLLTDFASIMISLFALWVSSRPPTKTMNFGWHRAEILGALLSVASIWVVTSVLVYLAAQRLISGDYDLDGSVMIITSACAVAANIVMGLALHQTGHGHSHRAGGEEPNASVRAAFVHVVGDLLQSVGVLIASYIIYFKVWVVTGAKEVGCGHRDFSQPWPGTRPEYKYMDPICTFLFSVLVLGTTLTIFRDIVLVLMEGTPKGMDFNAVQEALLAVAGVEAVHSLHIWALTAAQPLLSVHIAINADANAQEVLEEASSRLQGTFHFHTTTIQVESFSEEMRDCHECQPPRD
- the SLC30A2 gene encoding proton-coupled zinc antiporter SLC30A2 isoform X2 — translated: MAADGEKRHLLSQGATGSYLGAVQKNGHNSLQGQVPALALSPQHGGHCHTRGASSQPGQQQRVRRKLYLAAGICLVFMVGEVVGGYLAHSLAILTDAAHLLTDFASIMISLFALWVSSRPPTKTMNFGWHRAEILGALLSVASIWVVTSVLVYLAAQRLISGDYDLDGSVMIITSACAVAANIVMGLALHQTGHGHSHRAGGEEPNASVRAAFVHVVGDLLQSVGVLIASYIIYFKPEYKYMDPICTFLFSVLVLGTTLTIFRDIVLVLMEGTPKGMDFNAVQEALLAVAGVEAVHSLHIWALTAAQPLLSVHIAINADANAQEVLEEASSRLQGTFHFHTTTIQVESFSEEMRDCHECQPPRD
- the SLC30A2 gene encoding proton-coupled zinc antiporter SLC30A2 isoform X4, translated to MAADGEKRHLLSQGATGSYLGAVQKNGHNSLQGQVPALALSPQHGGHCHTRGASSQPGQQQRVRRKLYLAAGICLVFMVGEVVEILGALLSVASIWVVTSVLVYLAAQRLISGDYDLDGSVMIITSACAVAANIVMGLALHQTGHGHSHRAGGEEPNASVRAAFVHVVGDLLQSVGVLIASYIIYFKPEYKYMDPICTFLFSVLVLGTTLTIFRDIVLVLMEGTPKGMDFNAVQEALLAVAGVEAVHSLHIWALTAAQPLLSVHIAINADANAQEVLEEASSRLQGTFHFHTTTIQVESFSEEMRDCHECQPPRD
- the EXTL1 gene encoding exostosin-like 1 — translated: MQTRKKYIFLTFLASWLLLFFLGGDQLRRFAFSSGRKAEAQRNWPRWTDRSLLKTFADPKELQSDGDPSLPSPQERRAARLSVYKNSRCRMETCFDFSRCQKHGFKVFTYPRDRDQPLSESYSKILASIERSRYYTPDPEEACLFILSIDTLDRDHLSAQYVRNVDEKIRGFPLWNGGRNHLIFNLYSGTWPNYTEDLGFDIGQAILAKASFYTQSFRPGFDISIPLFSKDHPQRGGEKGWLHRDSIPPRKKYLLVFKGKRYLTGIGSGTRNALHHIHNGKDIISLTTCKHGKDWQKHKDTRCDQDNVDYEKFDYQELLHNSTFCIVPRGRRLGSFRFLEALQAACIPVLLSDGWELPFAEAIDWGKAAVVGNERLLLQVPSIVRCIHPERVLAFQQQTQFLWDAYFSSVDKIVHTTLEIIKDRLLPHRSHSRFLWNTLPGGLLALPDFSTHLGDFPFYYLQHGSSPSEKFTAFIRVVSPAGFPSQPILRLIQAVSGSQYCAQILVLWSCEEPPPPSGRWPQTTVPLTIIRGRGKLSDRFFPYAAIQTDAVLSLDEHSSLSTSEVDFAFAVWRSFPERIVGFLTQSHFWDPEQRRWGYTSKWTNELSIVLTAAAFYHRYYHSLFTEYLPAALRELVDSLAACEDILMNVLVAAVTKLPPIKVTQHKQHKDSVPQQVGCKDGDVETPPAAEWSPSSPRSPPAKGKGTSGVGVGQRFSQQQDCLTQLADWFGYMPLVSSQLRLDPVLFKDQVSVLRKKYPRLERP
- the SLC30A2 gene encoding proton-coupled zinc antiporter SLC30A2 isoform X3 produces the protein MAADGEKRHLLSQGATGSYLGAVQKNGHNSLQGQVPALALSPQHGGHCHTRGASSQPGQQQRVRRKLYLAAGICLVFMVGEVVEILGALLSVASIWVVTSVLVYLAAQRLISGDYDLDGSVMIITSACAVAANIVMGLALHQTGHGHSHRAGGEEPNASVRAAFVHVVGDLLQSVGVLIASYIIYFKVWVVTGAKEVGCGHRDFSQPWPGTRPEYKYMDPICTFLFSVLVLGTTLTIFRDIVLVLMEGTPKGMDFNAVQEALLAVAGVEAVHSLHIWALTAAQPLLSVHIAINADANAQEVLEEASSRLQGTFHFHTTTIQVESFSEEMRDCHECQPPRD